In Microplitis mediator isolate UGA2020A chromosome 2, iyMicMedi2.1, whole genome shotgun sequence, a single window of DNA contains:
- the LOC130664043 gene encoding LIM domain kinase 1 isoform X1: MDETTTNDPGGGEGGGGSSNGPLICAGCLNAIEEDEFIQALNHEWHIDCFQCSACDASLSSWYFEKDGLLFCKDDYWAAYGEACQSCGQVITGPVMLAGDHKFHPECFACNSCGAFIGDGESYALVERSKLYCGICYKRQMQPLNRTANYPFVRKPHSIRLVEIPPSNKNQEKQRGIKLTLDSTPSPHSCGCGLLRISELVRNVRGKMSKLMTSMVEVLFNLCCRFFNNRLSMSGDLMSLHIGDRILEINGTPVKDQPVESIENLIRYSDSVLQLTIEHDPDALSRRNNFSTTQSAFLSTATSPRTSPESKERLFKRRDEGYISGNRSRQLRRSKDPSNKERSSSMSRLLDCTPPSSSTCDLSRTRSFRVEPKTQRIFRASDLVKGELLGKGFFGQVYKVTHRETNEVMVLKELYRVDEEAQKNFLKEVAVLRSLHHNNVLRFIGVLYKDKKLHLVTEYIAGGTLRGLLHDTNVPLPWEQRTSFAKDIAAGMAYLHSMNIIHRDLNSHNCLVREDKTVVVADFGLARIIQNGNSSDKRRYSGLSTTDGETKCPRKERKKRYTVVGNPYWMAPEMMKGNKYDEKVDIFSFGIVVCEIIGRVQADPDYLPRSSDFGLNQKVFREKFCANCPETFYMIAFLCCDLNPDKRPPFEVMEVWLEGLAMHLSVGAPLSSDLESDIRYYTGPSPSSSESTTPETLAPQLRPIKEGAIHQEKKRYCCEDSTLERETDTTKTDEFKVPEQPKDRYSRQSSQNSQTDISKNFGKFSNQNSRSKITTTPTITASDSKDSETPSIIISPDLSGFSGRFLRNQTNLKDSNQISSSITKTTDEINDDERESKTFKNGSSRVIQITKSPVKVKLPLMEKIRYVGNINTQSNFELPTELNNVDNKYSYKVNSVVSPKNVEKKTESHDNCTIKNDEHNSIDKSWKSPEAGGFVGTYFKQISKLKNSIEKSNKSLGWQNNNFDATTSNDVKKKTKESTKTSAGSYLRRMKISPTKEQTNKNAFTRQDESTSNKGSLEQDVLLKDSDSNKDKDNLIYKDSLNELNNSHTQDNNCLLQRQDSVASSVGSILSRHTSLAVSDTLPLRNYTEKISSCESPFTDLLYRHDSFCSNDITLKPDEYSSLNDFDLNNIDSHIESNDEKFLKNHLLNTDDIEFDYTSHLNLSSHPHVNYTECYKNKEVDLCRQDSFCTDSAVGTMRSDFFDDIDVAELRKDAEEHENCRTSDKYCPSNRNASPIESTAL, translated from the exons ATGGATGAAACCACAACTAATG ATCCTGGAGGTGGTGAAGGCGGGGGTGGAAGTTCTAATGGACCATTAATTTGTGCTGGATGTCTTAATGCTATTGAAGAAGatgaatttattcaagcaCTTAATCACGAATGGCATATTGATTGTTTTCA gtGTTCAGCTTGTGATGCTTCTTTATCATCATGGTACTTTGAAAAGGATGGCCTACTATTTTGTAAAGATGATTACTGGGCAGCTTATGGAGAAGCATGTCAAAGTTGTGGTCAAGTTATTACCGGACCAGTTATGTTGGCAGGAGATCACAAATTTCATCCAGAATGTTTTGCATGTAATTCATGTGGTGCATTTATTGGTGATGGTGAAAGCTATGCTTTAGTTGAAAGATCAAAACTTTATTGTGGAATTTGTTATAAACGTCAAATGCAGCCACTTAATCGAACAGCAAATTATCCGTTTGTTAGGAAGCCTCACAGTATAAGATTAGTTGAGATTCCTCctagtaataaaaatcaagaAAAACAGAGAGGAATTAAACTTACATTGGATTCAACTCCGAGTCCACATAGTTGTGGATGTGGTCTGCTGAGAATTTCCga GTTAGTGAGAAATGTACGTGGAAAGATGAGTAAACTGATGACCTCTATGGTGGAGGTTCTATTTAATCTATGCTGCAGATTCTTTAATAATAG acTCAGCATGTCTGGGGATTTAATGTCTTTACATATAGGAGACAGAATACTGGAAATAAATGGAACTCCAGTAAAAGATCAACCGGTTGAAAGTATTGAGAATCTCATACGATATTCTGATTCAGTGTTACaa ttaACGATTGAACATGATCCCGACGCGTTATCACgacgaaataatttttctacaaCTCAATCGGCATTTCTTTCAACTGCGACTAGTCCTCGAACAAGTCCTGAAAGTAAAGAACGACTATTTAAACGTCGAGACGAAGGTTATATTAGTGGTAATCGCAGCCGTCAATTACGAAGATCTAAAGATCCATCGAATAAAGAACGTAGCAGTTCAATGTCAAGATTACTTGAttg taCACCTCCATCAAGTTCTACCTGTGATTTAAGTAGAACGAGATCATTTCGCGTGGAACCAAAAACTCAACGAATTTTTCGGGCAAGTGATTTAGTAAAGGGTGAGCTATTGGGTAAAGGTTTTTTTGGGCAGGTATATAAAGTAACACATCGCGAAACCAACGAAGTTATGGTACTAAAAGAATTATATAGAGTAGATGAAGaagcacaaaaaaattttctaaaagaaGTTGCTGTTCTTCGATCTTTACATCACAATAATGTATTGCGATTTATAGGAGTACTTTATAAAGACAAAAAACTTCATCTTGTTACTGAGTACATTGCTGGTGGTACTTTAAGAGGATTGCTTCACGATACAAATGTACCGTTGCCGTGGGAACAAAGAACGTCGTTTGCTAAAGATATAGCTGCTGGTATGGCCTATCTTCACTCAATGAATATAATACACCGGGACCTGAATTCACATAATTGTCTTGTTCGAGAGGACAAAACAGTAGTTGTAGCTGATTTTGGCTTAGCAAGAATAATACAAAATGGTAATTCATCAGATAAAAGACGATATAGTGGATTATCAACAACTGATGGTGAGACAAAGTGTCCAcgtaaagaaagaaaaaaacgtTATACTGTTGTTGGTAATCCATATTGGATGGCACCAGAAATGATGAAAGGAAATAAATACGATGAAAAAGTTGATATTTTTAGCTTTGGTATTGTCGTGTGTGAAATAATTGGACGTGTTCAAGCAGATCCAGATTATCTTCCTCGTTCCTCTGATTTTGGATTAAATCAAAAAGTatttagagaaaaattttgtgcTAATTGTCCAGAAACATTTTATATGATTGCTTTTTTATGTTGTGATTTAAATCCAGATAAAAGACCACCATTTGAAGTCATGGAAGTTTGGTTAGAAGGTTTGGCGATGCATTTATCTGTTGGTGCTCCTCTTTCATCTGATTTAGAATCTGATATCCGATATTATACTGGTCCTAGTCCAAGTAGCAGTGAATCTACAACTCCAGAAACATTAGCACCACAATTAAGACCTATCAAAGAAGGAGCTATTCATCAGGAGAAAAAGAGATATTGTTGTGAAGACAGTACATTAGAAAGAGAAACAGATACTACTAAAACTGATGAGTTTAAAGTACCAGAACAACCGAAAGATCGATATTCACGGCAAAGTAGTCAAAATAGTCAGACtgatatttctaaaaattttggtaaattttcaaatcaaaattcaCGATCTAAAATTACTACTACTCCTACTATTACTGCTTCTGATTCTAAGGACAGTGAAACACCgagtattattatttcacCTGATTTAAGTGGTTTTAGTGGACGTTTTTTGAGAAACCAAACAAATTTAAAGGATTCTAATCAAATTTCATCATCAATTACTAAAACAACAGATGAAATTAATGATGACGAACGTGAatctaaaacatttaaaaatggaTCATCACGAGTAATTCAAATTACAAAGTCTCCAGTTAAAGTTAAATTAccattaatggaaaaaattcgatatgttggaaatataaatactcaaagtaattttgaattaccAACAGAACTTAATAATGTTgacaataaatattcatataaaGTAAATTCAGTAGTCAGtccaaaaaatgttgaaaaaaaaactgaatctCATGATAATTgtacaattaaaaatgatgaacACAATTCAATTGATAAATCGTGGAAATCACCAGAGGCTGGTGGTTTTGTTGGtacttattttaaacaaattagtaaattaaaaaattcaattgaaaaaagcAATAAATCACTTGGTtggcaaaataataattttgatgcgaCAACGAGCAatgatgtcaaaaaaaaaactaaagaatCAACAAAAACATCCGCAGGATCTTATCTCAGGCGGATGAAAATTTCACCGACAAAagaacaaacaaataaaaatgcgTTTACTAGACAAGATGAATCTACAAGTAATAAAGGATCATTGGAACAGGATGTTCTGTTAAAAGATAGTGATAGTAATAAAgataaagataatttaatttataaagattcgttaaatgaattaaataattctcatACACAAGATAATAATTGTTTGTTACAAAGACAAGACAGCGTTGCTTCGAGTGTCGGTAGTATTTTATCTCGACATACGAGTCTTGCAGTTTCCGATACACTTCCATTAAGAAATTatacggaaaaaatttcatcatgTGAAAGTCCATTTACAGATTTACTTTATCGTCACGATAGTTTTTGTTCCAATGACATAACTTTGAAACCTGATGAGTACTCGAGTTTAAAtgattttgatttaaacaatATTGACAGTCATATTGAATCTaatgacgaaaaatttttaaaaaatcatttattaaatactgaTGATATTGAATTTGATTATAcaagtcatttaaatttatcatcccATCCACATGTTAATTATACAgaatgttataaaaataaagaagttGATTTATGTAGACAGGATAGTTTTTGCACAGATAGTGCTGTTGGAACAATGCGAAGTGACTTTTTTGATGATATTGATGTTGCTGAGTTACGTAAAGACGCTGAAGAACATGAAAATTGTCGTACATCggataaatattgcccatcaAATCGTAATGCTTCACCGATTGAAAGCACGGCATTGtag
- the LOC130664043 gene encoding LIM domain kinase 1 isoform X2, with the protein MDETTTNDPGGGEGGGGSSNGPLICAGCLNAIEEDEFIQALNHEWHIDCFQCSACDASLSSWYFEKDGLLFCKDDYWAAYGEACQSCGQVITGPVMLAGDHKFHPECFACNSCGAFIGDGESYALVERSKLYCGICYKRQMQPLNRTANYPFVRKPHSIRLVEIPPSNKNQEKQRGIKLTLDSTPSPHSCGCGLLRISELSMSGDLMSLHIGDRILEINGTPVKDQPVESIENLIRYSDSVLQLTIEHDPDALSRRNNFSTTQSAFLSTATSPRTSPESKERLFKRRDEGYISGNRSRQLRRSKDPSNKERSSSMSRLLDCTPPSSSTCDLSRTRSFRVEPKTQRIFRASDLVKGELLGKGFFGQVYKVTHRETNEVMVLKELYRVDEEAQKNFLKEVAVLRSLHHNNVLRFIGVLYKDKKLHLVTEYIAGGTLRGLLHDTNVPLPWEQRTSFAKDIAAGMAYLHSMNIIHRDLNSHNCLVREDKTVVVADFGLARIIQNGNSSDKRRYSGLSTTDGETKCPRKERKKRYTVVGNPYWMAPEMMKGNKYDEKVDIFSFGIVVCEIIGRVQADPDYLPRSSDFGLNQKVFREKFCANCPETFYMIAFLCCDLNPDKRPPFEVMEVWLEGLAMHLSVGAPLSSDLESDIRYYTGPSPSSSESTTPETLAPQLRPIKEGAIHQEKKRYCCEDSTLERETDTTKTDEFKVPEQPKDRYSRQSSQNSQTDISKNFGKFSNQNSRSKITTTPTITASDSKDSETPSIIISPDLSGFSGRFLRNQTNLKDSNQISSSITKTTDEINDDERESKTFKNGSSRVIQITKSPVKVKLPLMEKIRYVGNINTQSNFELPTELNNVDNKYSYKVNSVVSPKNVEKKTESHDNCTIKNDEHNSIDKSWKSPEAGGFVGTYFKQISKLKNSIEKSNKSLGWQNNNFDATTSNDVKKKTKESTKTSAGSYLRRMKISPTKEQTNKNAFTRQDESTSNKGSLEQDVLLKDSDSNKDKDNLIYKDSLNELNNSHTQDNNCLLQRQDSVASSVGSILSRHTSLAVSDTLPLRNYTEKISSCESPFTDLLYRHDSFCSNDITLKPDEYSSLNDFDLNNIDSHIESNDEKFLKNHLLNTDDIEFDYTSHLNLSSHPHVNYTECYKNKEVDLCRQDSFCTDSAVGTMRSDFFDDIDVAELRKDAEEHENCRTSDKYCPSNRNASPIESTAL; encoded by the exons ATGGATGAAACCACAACTAATG ATCCTGGAGGTGGTGAAGGCGGGGGTGGAAGTTCTAATGGACCATTAATTTGTGCTGGATGTCTTAATGCTATTGAAGAAGatgaatttattcaagcaCTTAATCACGAATGGCATATTGATTGTTTTCA gtGTTCAGCTTGTGATGCTTCTTTATCATCATGGTACTTTGAAAAGGATGGCCTACTATTTTGTAAAGATGATTACTGGGCAGCTTATGGAGAAGCATGTCAAAGTTGTGGTCAAGTTATTACCGGACCAGTTATGTTGGCAGGAGATCACAAATTTCATCCAGAATGTTTTGCATGTAATTCATGTGGTGCATTTATTGGTGATGGTGAAAGCTATGCTTTAGTTGAAAGATCAAAACTTTATTGTGGAATTTGTTATAAACGTCAAATGCAGCCACTTAATCGAACAGCAAATTATCCGTTTGTTAGGAAGCCTCACAGTATAAGATTAGTTGAGATTCCTCctagtaataaaaatcaagaAAAACAGAGAGGAATTAAACTTACATTGGATTCAACTCCGAGTCCACATAGTTGTGGATGTGGTCTGCTGAGAATTTCCga acTCAGCATGTCTGGGGATTTAATGTCTTTACATATAGGAGACAGAATACTGGAAATAAATGGAACTCCAGTAAAAGATCAACCGGTTGAAAGTATTGAGAATCTCATACGATATTCTGATTCAGTGTTACaa ttaACGATTGAACATGATCCCGACGCGTTATCACgacgaaataatttttctacaaCTCAATCGGCATTTCTTTCAACTGCGACTAGTCCTCGAACAAGTCCTGAAAGTAAAGAACGACTATTTAAACGTCGAGACGAAGGTTATATTAGTGGTAATCGCAGCCGTCAATTACGAAGATCTAAAGATCCATCGAATAAAGAACGTAGCAGTTCAATGTCAAGATTACTTGAttg taCACCTCCATCAAGTTCTACCTGTGATTTAAGTAGAACGAGATCATTTCGCGTGGAACCAAAAACTCAACGAATTTTTCGGGCAAGTGATTTAGTAAAGGGTGAGCTATTGGGTAAAGGTTTTTTTGGGCAGGTATATAAAGTAACACATCGCGAAACCAACGAAGTTATGGTACTAAAAGAATTATATAGAGTAGATGAAGaagcacaaaaaaattttctaaaagaaGTTGCTGTTCTTCGATCTTTACATCACAATAATGTATTGCGATTTATAGGAGTACTTTATAAAGACAAAAAACTTCATCTTGTTACTGAGTACATTGCTGGTGGTACTTTAAGAGGATTGCTTCACGATACAAATGTACCGTTGCCGTGGGAACAAAGAACGTCGTTTGCTAAAGATATAGCTGCTGGTATGGCCTATCTTCACTCAATGAATATAATACACCGGGACCTGAATTCACATAATTGTCTTGTTCGAGAGGACAAAACAGTAGTTGTAGCTGATTTTGGCTTAGCAAGAATAATACAAAATGGTAATTCATCAGATAAAAGACGATATAGTGGATTATCAACAACTGATGGTGAGACAAAGTGTCCAcgtaaagaaagaaaaaaacgtTATACTGTTGTTGGTAATCCATATTGGATGGCACCAGAAATGATGAAAGGAAATAAATACGATGAAAAAGTTGATATTTTTAGCTTTGGTATTGTCGTGTGTGAAATAATTGGACGTGTTCAAGCAGATCCAGATTATCTTCCTCGTTCCTCTGATTTTGGATTAAATCAAAAAGTatttagagaaaaattttgtgcTAATTGTCCAGAAACATTTTATATGATTGCTTTTTTATGTTGTGATTTAAATCCAGATAAAAGACCACCATTTGAAGTCATGGAAGTTTGGTTAGAAGGTTTGGCGATGCATTTATCTGTTGGTGCTCCTCTTTCATCTGATTTAGAATCTGATATCCGATATTATACTGGTCCTAGTCCAAGTAGCAGTGAATCTACAACTCCAGAAACATTAGCACCACAATTAAGACCTATCAAAGAAGGAGCTATTCATCAGGAGAAAAAGAGATATTGTTGTGAAGACAGTACATTAGAAAGAGAAACAGATACTACTAAAACTGATGAGTTTAAAGTACCAGAACAACCGAAAGATCGATATTCACGGCAAAGTAGTCAAAATAGTCAGACtgatatttctaaaaattttggtaaattttcaaatcaaaattcaCGATCTAAAATTACTACTACTCCTACTATTACTGCTTCTGATTCTAAGGACAGTGAAACACCgagtattattatttcacCTGATTTAAGTGGTTTTAGTGGACGTTTTTTGAGAAACCAAACAAATTTAAAGGATTCTAATCAAATTTCATCATCAATTACTAAAACAACAGATGAAATTAATGATGACGAACGTGAatctaaaacatttaaaaatggaTCATCACGAGTAATTCAAATTACAAAGTCTCCAGTTAAAGTTAAATTAccattaatggaaaaaattcgatatgttggaaatataaatactcaaagtaattttgaattaccAACAGAACTTAATAATGTTgacaataaatattcatataaaGTAAATTCAGTAGTCAGtccaaaaaatgttgaaaaaaaaactgaatctCATGATAATTgtacaattaaaaatgatgaacACAATTCAATTGATAAATCGTGGAAATCACCAGAGGCTGGTGGTTTTGTTGGtacttattttaaacaaattagtaaattaaaaaattcaattgaaaaaagcAATAAATCACTTGGTtggcaaaataataattttgatgcgaCAACGAGCAatgatgtcaaaaaaaaaactaaagaatCAACAAAAACATCCGCAGGATCTTATCTCAGGCGGATGAAAATTTCACCGACAAAagaacaaacaaataaaaatgcgTTTACTAGACAAGATGAATCTACAAGTAATAAAGGATCATTGGAACAGGATGTTCTGTTAAAAGATAGTGATAGTAATAAAgataaagataatttaatttataaagattcgttaaatgaattaaataattctcatACACAAGATAATAATTGTTTGTTACAAAGACAAGACAGCGTTGCTTCGAGTGTCGGTAGTATTTTATCTCGACATACGAGTCTTGCAGTTTCCGATACACTTCCATTAAGAAATTatacggaaaaaatttcatcatgTGAAAGTCCATTTACAGATTTACTTTATCGTCACGATAGTTTTTGTTCCAATGACATAACTTTGAAACCTGATGAGTACTCGAGTTTAAAtgattttgatttaaacaatATTGACAGTCATATTGAATCTaatgacgaaaaatttttaaaaaatcatttattaaatactgaTGATATTGAATTTGATTATAcaagtcatttaaatttatcatcccATCCACATGTTAATTATACAgaatgttataaaaataaagaagttGATTTATGTAGACAGGATAGTTTTTGCACAGATAGTGCTGTTGGAACAATGCGAAGTGACTTTTTTGATGATATTGATGTTGCTGAGTTACGTAAAGACGCTGAAGAACATGAAAATTGTCGTACATCggataaatattgcccatcaAATCGTAATGCTTCACCGATTGAAAGCACGGCATTGtag
- the LOC130664046 gene encoding cystatin-like protein → MTNIAAMADESSNNFDSKPKCGSSQQVSTDSAEVKHYAELGLRKLSSNYGGTNELIMTEIISATHQIVAGSLHKIRVKYGESNCPKGKSDETFSLAENSPIKECLISVWSRPWIKENPLEIDVKCD, encoded by the exons atgaccaATA TTGCAGCAATGGCTGATGaatcttcaaataatttcgATAGTAAACCAAAGTGTGGATCATCACAACAAGTATCAACTGATTCAGCAGAAGTGAAACATTATGCTGAGCTAGGTTTGAGAAAATTGTCTTCAAACTATGGAGGCACAAATGAGCTTATTATGACGGAAATAATCAGTGCGACTCATCAAATTGTTGCTGGATCATTGCATAAAATTCGTGTTAAATATGGAGAAAGTAATTGCCCTAAGGGCAAATCTGATGAAACATTTTCACTCGCTGAAAATAGTCCTATCAAAGAGTGCTTAATCAGTGTCTGGTCAAGACCTTGGATAAAAGAAAATCCCCTTGAGATCGACGTTAAATGTGACtag